The following proteins are co-located in the Flavobacterium sp. CECT 9288 genome:
- a CDS encoding T9SS type A sorting domain-containing protein: MKKIYFLLITLVSLTTVHAQIINIPDANFKTKLLQANTTNTIAKNLSGNYFKIDSNYNNQIELTEALQVSYLDMSNSTLSSLQGVLSFTNLQSLYCSNNKITSLDLGGLINLQNLYCSDNQITSLNIAGLNNLRVLFCDINYLSSINLSGLTNLQILNCSSNNFSSLNLGGLKNLIDLDCHDNSSYISTLDLSGLTNLTRLDCSNITLNKLIISGLTSLQQLNCRNNSLIALELTDLINLTNLNCSTNNLVTLNVSGLTNLQVLNCSRNMLKSIDVKSSKKLQNLNCRANPFGSLDLNGLSNLNIIDLDFNTSLKSLYLKDIGFNSNDPTHLFNFDTQFALQYICANSGLIPYLQQRTSKYGQNGAGYNCLVIDSSCSSNPNSDVIVNVPDVNFKNNLVYSNCFTATAKDLTGKIIRIDKNADGEIQVNEALQVSYLFIASTQPITSLIGIKNFTNLQNLYCNQLQLTSLDLTGLTKLQTVQGSNNALTSVNVTGLINLNNLYLDSNKLSQLNLNGLANLKTLHCSSNQLKSLNLSGLGNLQTLVCYSNLLSSIDLSGLTNLLDLSCQSNKLTSLNFNDSTKIQSLACYYNLLTNLDVSNLFSLGSLYCNNNLLKSLFLKNGINEKNLEFGNNPGLTYICADDIQISNVEAQILTNKMSGCNVNSYCSFTPGGNFYTIKGNNKLDSNANGCDFLDNGVPYVKLKLINGSISGSLISDASGKYSIPLQAGMYTITPALENSNYFTISPSTVNINFPTQTNPIIRDFCITPIGVHPDLEITLLPIQNSRPGFDSKYKIVYKNKGNQTQSGSVNLTFDDTTLDFILAIPVATDQKVNSLSWNFTNLKPFESKEITFILNVNSPMETPAVNNGDLLTFVATITSQGPDETPIDNAFTLNQTVVGSYDPNDKTCLEGNKIKPDLIGQYVHYMIRFENTGTYAAQNVVIKDMIDLSKFDISSLIPTSSSHSYITKISDGNKVEFIFENINLPFDDANNDGYIAFKIKTLPTLKVGDSFTNEANIYFDYNFPILTNKATSKIETTLNIHDFDFSNYFSLYPNPVNEELNIIAKQNIELQSLTIYDILGQVVIAVPNAKSESKIDVSKLSSGNYFVKVKSDKGISSMKFIKN; the protein is encoded by the coding sequence ATGAAAAAAATCTACTTTTTATTGATAACATTAGTTTCTCTGACTACTGTTCATGCTCAAATTATAAATATTCCAGATGCTAATTTTAAAACGAAGTTATTACAAGCGAATACGACAAATACTATTGCAAAAAATTTATCTGGGAATTATTTTAAAATAGATTCTAATTATAATAATCAAATTGAACTTACTGAGGCATTGCAAGTTAGTTATTTAGATATGAGTAATTCGACTCTTTCTTCATTACAAGGTGTTTTGAGTTTTACCAATCTGCAAAGTTTGTATTGTTCAAACAACAAAATTACTTCTTTAGATTTAGGAGGTTTGATAAATCTTCAAAACTTATATTGTTCAGATAATCAAATTACTTCATTAAATATTGCAGGCTTGAATAACCTTCGAGTTTTATTTTGTGATATTAATTACCTATCTTCAATTAATTTGAGTGGTTTAACAAATCTTCAAATTTTGAATTGTTCAAGTAATAATTTTTCATCCTTGAATTTAGGGGGATTAAAAAATCTCATTGATTTAGATTGTCATGATAATAGTTCTTATATCTCGACATTAGATTTAAGTGGATTAACAAATCTAACGCGTTTAGATTGCAGTAATATAACCCTTAATAAATTAATTATAAGTGGACTAACAAGTCTTCAACAATTAAATTGTAGAAATAACAGCCTTATTGCACTTGAACTTACAGATTTGATTAATCTAACTAATTTAAATTGCTCTACTAATAATCTCGTAACGCTGAATGTTAGTGGTTTAACAAATCTTCAAGTTCTAAATTGTTCTCGTAATATGCTGAAATCTATAGATGTTAAAAGTTCAAAAAAACTTCAAAATTTAAATTGTAGAGCAAATCCATTTGGTTCATTAGATTTAAATGGTTTGTCAAATCTAAATATTATTGACCTTGATTTTAACACAAGTTTAAAATCACTTTATTTAAAGGACATTGGGTTTAATAGTAATGATCCAACTCATTTATTTAATTTTGACACTCAATTTGCTTTACAATATATTTGTGCTAATTCTGGTCTAATTCCTTATTTGCAACAAAGAACATCTAAGTATGGCCAAAATGGTGCCGGTTATAATTGTCTGGTAATAGATTCCTCTTGTTCTTCCAATCCAAATAGTGATGTTATTGTTAATGTTCCGGATGTAAATTTTAAAAATAATTTGGTGTATTCTAATTGTTTTACTGCTACCGCTAAAGATTTAACTGGCAAGATAATTAGGATTGATAAGAATGCTGATGGTGAAATTCAAGTCAATGAAGCATTACAAGTAAGTTATTTATTTATTGCTTCAACACAACCTATTACTTCTTTAATTGGAATTAAAAATTTCACGAATCTTCAAAATTTGTATTGCAACCAGTTACAACTAACGTCGTTAGATTTAACTGGTTTGACTAAACTTCAAACTGTTCAAGGATCTAATAATGCTCTTACATCTGTAAATGTTACAGGTCTAATAAACCTAAATAATTTGTATCTTGATTCTAATAAATTGTCACAACTAAACTTGAACGGTTTAGCTAATCTTAAAACTTTACATTGTAGTTCTAATCAACTGAAATCATTAAATTTAAGTGGGCTAGGTAATTTACAGACTTTAGTATGTTATTCGAATCTACTAAGTTCAATAGATTTGAGTGGTTTAACAAATTTATTAGATTTGAGTTGTCAAAGTAATAAACTTACTTCTTTGAATTTTAATGATTCAACAAAAATTCAATCTCTAGCATGTTATTATAATCTTCTTACAAATTTGGATGTTAGTAATTTGTTTAGTCTTGGCTCATTATATTGTAATAATAATCTATTGAAGTCATTGTTTTTAAAAAACGGTATCAATGAGAAAAATCTAGAATTTGGCAATAATCCTGGTTTAACTTATATATGTGCAGACGATATACAAATATCAAATGTAGAAGCACAAATTTTAACCAATAAAATGAGTGGTTGTAATGTAAATTCATATTGTTCGTTTACTCCAGGCGGAAATTTTTATACAATTAAAGGAAATAATAAATTAGACAGTAATGCTAATGGTTGTGATTTTTTAGATAATGGTGTCCCATATGTAAAATTAAAATTGATAAATGGTTCAATTTCTGGAAGTTTAATATCTGATGCTTCTGGAAAATATTCAATTCCACTACAAGCAGGAATGTACACTATAACTCCAGCATTAGAAAACTCAAATTATTTCACTATTTCTCCATCAACAGTAAATATCAATTTCCCAACTCAAACCAATCCTATTATCCGAGATTTTTGTATTACGCCAATTGGTGTACATCCGGATTTAGAAATCACATTATTGCCCATACAAAACTCTAGACCTGGTTTTGACTCAAAATATAAAATAGTTTATAAAAATAAAGGAAATCAAACACAATCTGGTTCCGTAAATCTAACTTTTGATGATACTACTTTGGATTTTATTTTAGCGATTCCAGTTGCAACTGATCAAAAAGTAAATAGTCTGTCTTGGAATTTTACAAATCTTAAACCATTTGAAAGTAAAGAAATAACTTTTATACTAAATGTAAATTCACCAATGGAAACTCCTGCAGTAAACAATGGTGATCTATTAACATTTGTAGCCACAATAACATCGCAAGGACCAGATGAAACACCAATTGACAATGCATTCACTTTAAATCAAACTGTTGTTGGTTCTTACGATCCAAATGATAAGACATGTTTAGAGGGCAATAAAATCAAACCAGATTTGATTGGGCAGTATGTACATTACATGATTCGTTTTGAAAATACAGGGACTTATGCAGCACAAAACGTTGTTATAAAAGATATGATTGATTTGTCAAAATTTGATATTTCAAGTTTAATTCCAACTAGTTCAAGTCATTCTTATATTACCAAAATTTCAGATGGAAACAAAGTAGAATTTATCTTCGAAAACATCAATCTCCCTTTTGATGATGCAAATAATGACGGTTACATTGCTTTTAAAATTAAAACGCTTCCAACTTTAAAAGTTGGGGATTCATTTACCAACGAGGCTAATATTTATTTTGATTATAATTTCCCAATACTAACAAACAAAGCGACATCAAAAATTGAAACTACTTTAAATATTCATGATTTTGATTTTTCTAATTATTTCAGTTTGTATCCAAATCCAGTAAATGAAGAATTAAATATTATTGCCAAACAAAATATAGAGTTACAGTCTTTAACAATATATGATATATTAGGGCAAGTAGTTATTGCTGTCCCAAATGCTAAGTCAGAATCAAAAATTGATGTTTCAAAACTTTCATCAGGTAACTATTTTGTAAAAGTAAAATCAGATAAAGGAATTTCCAGTATGAAGTTCATTAAAAATTAA
- a CDS encoding T9SS type A sorting domain-containing protein: MKKIYFLLITLVSLTTVHAQIINIPDANFKTKLLQANTTNTIAKNLSGNFFKIDSNNNGNIEDAEAKQVSVLYLQASSITSLEGIQYFININQLNCSTNRLATLDLTTLVNLKSIECSFNNLTYLNVNHLVQLETLNCRWNQIVNLDVSNLANLRIFTCDNNKLTSIILGNHPKISSFDCTRNNLSSLNLSSMSNLRILICQYNYLSTLNVNHMVNLDTLLCGSNYYLAVLDISNLTKLRQLNCDYNSLKSLNVSNLPNLYILFCNNNLISNLDISAIKGLERFSCANNQIANLVVGSSPYNKLFDCSNNKLTSLDLNNYKLVEDLNCSNNLLKSLYLKNGFFEQNINYSGNSNLEYICIDENELDRINNLNLSYNYTKCNVNSYCTFTPGGKFYTIKGNIKFDPNNNGCDVSDFAFPNLKINISDGLTVGEISPDKSGNYSIPVQSGSQTVTPIFENPTYFNASPTRFIVSFPSQASPFSQNFCITANGEHPDLEITLIPLEVARPGFETKYKVIYKNKGNQTQSGSVNLTFDDATLDFISANPVVTTQKLNSLSWDFTNFKPFESREISFTLTVNKPTEIPAVNNGDILKFVATITSQVTDEIPIDNTFTLNQIVVGSYDPNDKTCLEGNVIKPELIGQYVHYMIRFENTGTYQAQNVVVKDMIDLSKFDISSLIPTSSSHSFVTKISDKNRVEFIFENINLPFDDANNDGYIAFKIKTLPTLKVGDSFTNEANIYFDYNFPILTNKATSKFETTLETQDFDFSNYFSLYPNPANEELNIIAKQNIEIQSLTIYDILGQVVIAVPNAKSESKIDVSKLSSGNYFVKVKSDKGISSMKFIKN, translated from the coding sequence ATGAAAAAAATCTACTTTTTATTGATAACATTAGTTTCTCTGACTACTGTTCATGCTCAAATTATAAATATTCCAGATGCTAATTTTAAAACGAAGTTATTACAAGCGAATACGACAAATACTATTGCAAAAAATTTATCTGGGAATTTTTTTAAAATAGATTCAAATAATAATGGTAATATCGAAGACGCGGAAGCAAAACAGGTTTCAGTTTTATATTTACAGGCTTCTTCAATAACATCTTTAGAAGGTATACAATATTTTATAAATATTAATCAATTAAATTGTAGTACTAATAGACTTGCAACTTTAGACCTTACAACACTTGTAAATTTGAAATCAATCGAATGTTCTTTTAATAATTTAACATATTTAAATGTTAATCATTTGGTACAACTTGAAACATTAAATTGTCGATGGAATCAAATTGTGAATTTAGATGTAAGTAATTTGGCTAATCTAAGAATATTTACTTGTGATAATAATAAATTAACTTCCATAATTTTAGGAAATCACCCAAAAATTTCAAGTTTTGATTGTACAAGAAATAATTTATCAAGTTTAAATCTATCAAGTATGTCTAATTTGAGGATTTTAATTTGTCAATATAATTACTTATCAACTCTAAATGTTAATCATATGGTCAATTTGGATACTTTATTATGTGGTAGTAATTATTATTTAGCTGTTTTAGACATTAGTAATCTTACAAAACTTAGGCAATTAAATTGTGATTATAATTCTTTAAAATCTTTAAATGTTAGTAATTTACCAAATTTATATATTCTTTTTTGTAATAATAATTTAATAAGTAATCTCGATATTTCGGCTATTAAAGGCCTAGAAAGGTTTAGTTGTGCTAATAACCAAATAGCAAATCTTGTAGTTGGATCTTCACCTTATAATAAATTGTTCGATTGTTCAAATAATAAATTAACATCTTTAGATTTGAATAATTATAAATTAGTTGAAGATTTAAATTGCTCTAATAATTTATTAAAATCATTATATTTAAAAAATGGTTTTTTTGAGCAAAATATAAATTATTCTGGTAATTCAAACTTAGAATATATTTGTATAGATGAAAATGAATTAGATAGAATAAATAACTTAAATCTTTCTTATAATTATACAAAATGTAATGTGAATTCTTATTGTACTTTTACCCCAGGTGGAAAATTTTATACGATTAAAGGTAATATTAAATTTGATCCCAATAATAATGGTTGTGATGTTTCTGATTTTGCATTTCCAAATTTAAAAATCAATATATCAGATGGTTTAACAGTTGGAGAGATAAGTCCTGATAAATCTGGTAATTATTCAATTCCTGTTCAGTCTGGTTCTCAAACAGTTACTCCTATTTTTGAAAATCCTACTTATTTTAATGCTTCTCCTACTAGATTTATTGTATCCTTCCCTTCTCAAGCTAGTCCATTTAGTCAAAATTTTTGCATTACTGCTAACGGTGAGCATCCTGATTTAGAAATAACGCTAATTCCGCTTGAAGTTGCCAGACCTGGTTTTGAAACTAAATATAAAGTAATTTATAAAAACAAAGGAAATCAAACACAATCTGGTTCCGTAAATCTAACTTTTGATGATGCTACTTTGGATTTTATTTCAGCAAATCCAGTTGTAACTACTCAAAAATTAAATAGCTTATCATGGGATTTTACAAATTTTAAACCATTTGAAAGCAGAGAAATAAGTTTTACATTGACAGTAAATAAACCAACTGAAATTCCTGCAGTAAATAACGGAGATATATTAAAATTTGTAGCCACAATAACATCTCAAGTAACAGATGAAATACCAATTGACAATACATTTACTTTAAATCAAATTGTTGTTGGTTCTTACGATCCAAATGACAAAACTTGTTTGGAGGGCAATGTAATTAAACCAGAATTGATTGGGCAGTATGTACATTACATGATTCGTTTTGAAAATACAGGAACTTATCAGGCACAAAACGTTGTAGTAAAAGATATGATTGATTTGTCAAAATTTGATATTTCAAGTTTAATTCCAACTAGTTCAAGTCATTCTTTTGTTACTAAAATTTCTGATAAAAATAGAGTAGAATTTATTTTCGAAAATATCAATCTTCCTTTTGATGATGCAAATAATGATGGTTACATTGCTTTTAAAATTAAAACGCTTCCAACATTAAAAGTTGGGGATTCATTTACCAATGAGGCTAATATTTATTTTGATTATAATTTTCCGATACTTACCAATAAAGCGACGTCAAAATTTGAAACTACCTTAGAGACTCAAGATTTTGATTTTTCTAATTATTTCAGTTTGTATCCAAATCCAGCAAATGAAGAATTAAATATTATCGCCAAACAAAATATAGAAATACAGTCTTTAACAATATATGATATATTAGGGCAAGTAGTTATTGCTGTCCCGAATGCTAAATCAGAATCAAAAATTGATGTTTCAAAACTTTCATCAGGTAACTATTTTGTAAAAGTAAAATCAGATAAAGGAATTTCCAGTATGAAGTTCATTAAAAATTGA